In Cervus elaphus chromosome 7, mCerEla1.1, whole genome shotgun sequence, the following proteins share a genomic window:
- the KIFC1 gene encoding kinesin-like protein KIFC1 isoform X4: MEPQRSPLLEVKGNIELKRPLAKAASRLPLSGRRLKRGPDQMEEALEPEKKRTRGLGTRVTTTHPRAAALSSVPQTQGQTAVPRAPRKSAPRCSMAVAPVLKTQKPGPVVPAQKPGTTAAPPMVGGKKPKRPAWDLKGQLCDLNAELKCYRERKQVLDQENQQLQDQLREAQQQASALGAERRTLEEELTRVRAQAEQGQRELGNLSARVLELEERLGTQEGLVQELQQEQLRLQEERRGLAAQLGEQERRLQTSEASLSDSQAEVASLRQEAAAREAVLAEREDRLHGLEMERRRLHNQLQELKGNIRVFCRVRPVLPGESTPSPGFLQFPSGPCGPSDPPTRLSLSRSDERRGTLSGAPAAPTRHDFSFDRVFPPGSGQDEVFEEISMLVQSALDGYPVCIFAYGQTGSGKTFTMEGGPGGDPRLEGLIPRALRHLFSVAQELRGQGWTYSFVASYVEIYNETVRDLLATGARKGQGGECEIRRAGPGSEELTVTNARYVPVSCEREVEALLHLARQNRAVARTAQNERSSRSHSVFQLQISGEHAGRGLQCAAPLSLVDLAGSERLDPGLALGPGERERLRETQAINSSLSTLGLVIMALSNKESHVPYRNSKLTYLLQNSLGGSAKMLMFVNISPLEENVSESLNSLRFASKVNQCVIGTAQANKK; encoded by the exons ATGGAGCCGCAG AGGTCACCATTGTTGGAAGTGAAGGGCAACATAGAGCTGAAGAGACCCCTGGCCAAGGCCGCTTCCCGGCTGCCTCTCTCGGGACGCAGGCTGAAGAGGGGGCCCGACCAGATGGAGGAGGCGTTGGAGCCGGAGAAG AAAAGAACACGAGGCCTGGGCACCAGAGTGACCACGACCCACCCCAGAGCAGCAGCCCTCAGCTCTGTGCCACAGACACAAGGCCAGACCGCAG TGCCCAGAGCTCCCAGGAAGTCAGCACCCCGATGTTCCATGGCTGTTGCCCCAG TGCTGAAGACTCAGAAGCCAGGTCCTGTTGTTCCTGCCCAGAAGCCTGGAA CGACAGCTGCGCCTCCCATGGTGGGAGGGAAGAAACCCAAACGTCCGGCCTGGGACTTAAAGGGGCAGTTATGTGACCTCAACGCAGAGCTGAAATGCTACCGTGAGAGGAAGCAGGTGCTGGACCAGGAGAACCAACAGCTGCAGGACCAGCTCCGGGAGGCCCAGCAACAGGCCTCGGCCCTGGGGGCAGAGCGCAGGACCCTGGAAGAGGAGTTGACCAGGGTGCGGGCCCAGGCTGAGCAGGGCCAGCGGGAGCTGGGGAACCTGAGTGCCCGCGTCCTGGAGCTGGAAGAGCGGCTGGGCACGCAGGAGGGCTTAGTGCAAGAGCTCCAGCAAGAACAGCTGAGATTACAGGAGGAGCGCAGGGGACTGGCTGCCCAGCTGGGCGAGCAGGAG aggaggctgcagaCCTCAGAAGCTTCTCTGTCGGACAGCCAGGCGGAGGTGGCATCTCTGCGCCAGGAGGCTGCAGCCCGGGAGGCCGTACTGGCTGAGCGGGAAGACCGTCTCCACGGGCTCGAGATGGAGCGCCGGCGGTTACACAACCAGCTGCAGGAACTCAAAGGCAACATCCGAGTGTTCTGCCGGGTCCGCCCCGTCCTTCCAGGGGAGTCCACCCCATCCCCTGGCTTCCTTCAGTTTCCCTCTGGCCCCTGTGGACCCTCTGACCCTCCAACCCGCCTCAGCCTCTCCCGGTCTGATGAGCGGCGTGGGACCCTGAGTGGGGCGCCAGCTGCCCCTACCCGCCATGACTTTTCCTTTGACCGGGTGTTCCCACCGGGGAGTGGACAGGATGAAGTGTTTGAGGAGATTTCCATGCTTGTCCAGTCAGCGCTGGATGGCTATCCAGTGTGCATCTTTGCTTATGGCCAGACAGGCAGTGGCAAGACCTTCACCATGGAGGGCGGGCCTGGGGGAGACCCCCGGCTGGAGGGACTGATCCCTCGGGCCCTGCGGCACCTCTTCTCTGTGGCCCAGGAGCTCCGTGGCCAGGGCTGGACCTACAGCTTTGTGGCAAGTTACGTAGAGATCTACAACGAGACTGTCCGAGACCTGCTGGCCACTGGGGCCCGGAAGGGCCAGGGGGGTGAGTGTGAGATTCGCCGGGCAGGGCCAGGCAGCGAGGAGCTTACGGTCACCAACGCGCGCTACGTTCCGGTCTCTTGTGAGAGGGAG GTGGAGGCCCTGCTCCATCTAGCCCGCCAGAACCGCGCTGTGGCCCGCACAGCCCAGAATGAGCGCTCGTCGCGTAGTCACAGCGTGTTCCAGCTGCAGATCTCTGGGGAGCACGCTGGCCGAGGCCTGCAGTGTGCGGCCCCCCTCAGCCTGGTGGACTTGGCTGGGAGTGAGCGGCTCGACCCCGGCTTAGCGCTCGGCCCTGGGGAGCGGGAACGCCTTCGGGAAACGCAGGCCATTAACAGCAGCCTGTCCACGTTGGGGCTGGTCATCATGGCCTTGAGCAACAAG GAGTCCCACGTGCCTTACCGGAACAGCAAGCTCACCTACCTGCTGCAGAACTCTCTGGGCGGCAGTGCCAAGAT gctcATGTTTGTGAACATTTCTCCCCTAGAAGAGAACGTCTCTGAGTCCCTCAACTCCCTACGCTTCGCCTCCAAG GTGAACCAGTGTGTCATTGGCACTGCCCAGGCCAACAAGAAATGA
- the KIFC1 gene encoding kinesin-like protein KIFC1 isoform X2 — translation MEPQQRSPLLEVKGNIELKRPLAKAASRLPLSGRRLKRGPDQMEEALEPEKKRTRGLGTRVTTTHPRAAALSSVPQTQGQTAVPRAPRKSAPRCSMAVAPVLKTQKPGPVVPAQKPGTTAAPPMVGGKKPKRPAWDLKGQLCDLNAELKCYRERKQVLDQENQQLQDQLREAQQQASALGAERRTLEEELTRVRAQAEQGQRELGNLSARVLELEERLGTQEGLVQELQQEQLRLQEERRGLAAQLGEQERRLQTSEASLSDSQAEVASLRQEAAAREAVLAEREDRLHGLEMERRRLHNQLQELKGNIRVFCRVRPVLPGESTPSPGFLQFPSGPCGPSDPPTRLSLSRSDERRGTLSGAPAAPTRHDFSFDRVFPPGSGQDEVFEEISMLVQSALDGYPVCIFAYGQTGSGKTFTMEGGPGGDPRLEGLIPRALRHLFSVAQELRGQGWTYSFVASYVEIYNETVRDLLATGARKGQGGECEIRRAGPGSEELTVTNARYVPVSCEREVEALLHLARQNRAVARTAQNERSSRSHSVFQLQISGEHAGRGLQCAAPLSLVDLAGSERLDPGLALGPGERERLRETQAINSSLSTLGLVIMALSNKESHVPYRNSKLTYLLQNSLGGSAKMLMFVNISPLEENVSESLNSLRFASKVNQCVIGTAQANKK, via the exons ATGGAGCCGCAG CAGAGGTCACCATTGTTGGAAGTGAAGGGCAACATAGAGCTGAAGAGACCCCTGGCCAAGGCCGCTTCCCGGCTGCCTCTCTCGGGACGCAGGCTGAAGAGGGGGCCCGACCAGATGGAGGAGGCGTTGGAGCCGGAGAAG AAAAGAACACGAGGCCTGGGCACCAGAGTGACCACGACCCACCCCAGAGCAGCAGCCCTCAGCTCTGTGCCACAGACACAAGGCCAGACCGCAG TGCCCAGAGCTCCCAGGAAGTCAGCACCCCGATGTTCCATGGCTGTTGCCCCAG TGCTGAAGACTCAGAAGCCAGGTCCTGTTGTTCCTGCCCAGAAGCCTGGAA CGACAGCTGCGCCTCCCATGGTGGGAGGGAAGAAACCCAAACGTCCGGCCTGGGACTTAAAGGGGCAGTTATGTGACCTCAACGCAGAGCTGAAATGCTACCGTGAGAGGAAGCAGGTGCTGGACCAGGAGAACCAACAGCTGCAGGACCAGCTCCGGGAGGCCCAGCAACAGGCCTCGGCCCTGGGGGCAGAGCGCAGGACCCTGGAAGAGGAGTTGACCAGGGTGCGGGCCCAGGCTGAGCAGGGCCAGCGGGAGCTGGGGAACCTGAGTGCCCGCGTCCTGGAGCTGGAAGAGCGGCTGGGCACGCAGGAGGGCTTAGTGCAAGAGCTCCAGCAAGAACAGCTGAGATTACAGGAGGAGCGCAGGGGACTGGCTGCCCAGCTGGGCGAGCAGGAG aggaggctgcagaCCTCAGAAGCTTCTCTGTCGGACAGCCAGGCGGAGGTGGCATCTCTGCGCCAGGAGGCTGCAGCCCGGGAGGCCGTACTGGCTGAGCGGGAAGACCGTCTCCACGGGCTCGAGATGGAGCGCCGGCGGTTACACAACCAGCTGCAGGAACTCAAAGGCAACATCCGAGTGTTCTGCCGGGTCCGCCCCGTCCTTCCAGGGGAGTCCACCCCATCCCCTGGCTTCCTTCAGTTTCCCTCTGGCCCCTGTGGACCCTCTGACCCTCCAACCCGCCTCAGCCTCTCCCGGTCTGATGAGCGGCGTGGGACCCTGAGTGGGGCGCCAGCTGCCCCTACCCGCCATGACTTTTCCTTTGACCGGGTGTTCCCACCGGGGAGTGGACAGGATGAAGTGTTTGAGGAGATTTCCATGCTTGTCCAGTCAGCGCTGGATGGCTATCCAGTGTGCATCTTTGCTTATGGCCAGACAGGCAGTGGCAAGACCTTCACCATGGAGGGCGGGCCTGGGGGAGACCCCCGGCTGGAGGGACTGATCCCTCGGGCCCTGCGGCACCTCTTCTCTGTGGCCCAGGAGCTCCGTGGCCAGGGCTGGACCTACAGCTTTGTGGCAAGTTACGTAGAGATCTACAACGAGACTGTCCGAGACCTGCTGGCCACTGGGGCCCGGAAGGGCCAGGGGGGTGAGTGTGAGATTCGCCGGGCAGGGCCAGGCAGCGAGGAGCTTACGGTCACCAACGCGCGCTACGTTCCGGTCTCTTGTGAGAGGGAG GTGGAGGCCCTGCTCCATCTAGCCCGCCAGAACCGCGCTGTGGCCCGCACAGCCCAGAATGAGCGCTCGTCGCGTAGTCACAGCGTGTTCCAGCTGCAGATCTCTGGGGAGCACGCTGGCCGAGGCCTGCAGTGTGCGGCCCCCCTCAGCCTGGTGGACTTGGCTGGGAGTGAGCGGCTCGACCCCGGCTTAGCGCTCGGCCCTGGGGAGCGGGAACGCCTTCGGGAAACGCAGGCCATTAACAGCAGCCTGTCCACGTTGGGGCTGGTCATCATGGCCTTGAGCAACAAG GAGTCCCACGTGCCTTACCGGAACAGCAAGCTCACCTACCTGCTGCAGAACTCTCTGGGCGGCAGTGCCAAGAT gctcATGTTTGTGAACATTTCTCCCCTAGAAGAGAACGTCTCTGAGTCCCTCAACTCCCTACGCTTCGCCTCCAAG GTGAACCAGTGTGTCATTGGCACTGCCCAGGCCAACAAGAAATGA
- the KIFC1 gene encoding kinesin-like protein KIFC1 isoform X3 — MEPQRSPLLEVKGNIELKRPLAKAASRLPLSGRRLKRGPDQMEEALEPEKKRTRGLGTRVTTTHPRAAALSSVPQTQGQTAAVPRAPRKSAPRCSMAVAPVLKTQKPGPVVPAQKPGTTAAPPMVGGKKPKRPAWDLKGQLCDLNAELKCYRERKQVLDQENQQLQDQLREAQQQASALGAERRTLEEELTRVRAQAEQGQRELGNLSARVLELEERLGTQEGLVQELQQEQLRLQEERRGLAAQLGEQERRLQTSEASLSDSQAEVASLRQEAAAREAVLAEREDRLHGLEMERRRLHNQLQELKGNIRVFCRVRPVLPGESTPSPGFLQFPSGPCGPSDPPTRLSLSRSDERRGTLSGAPAAPTRHDFSFDRVFPPGSGQDEVFEEISMLVQSALDGYPVCIFAYGQTGSGKTFTMEGGPGGDPRLEGLIPRALRHLFSVAQELRGQGWTYSFVASYVEIYNETVRDLLATGARKGQGGECEIRRAGPGSEELTVTNARYVPVSCEREVEALLHLARQNRAVARTAQNERSSRSHSVFQLQISGEHAGRGLQCAAPLSLVDLAGSERLDPGLALGPGERERLRETQAINSSLSTLGLVIMALSNKESHVPYRNSKLTYLLQNSLGGSAKMLMFVNISPLEENVSESLNSLRFASKVNQCVIGTAQANKK; from the exons ATGGAGCCGCAG AGGTCACCATTGTTGGAAGTGAAGGGCAACATAGAGCTGAAGAGACCCCTGGCCAAGGCCGCTTCCCGGCTGCCTCTCTCGGGACGCAGGCTGAAGAGGGGGCCCGACCAGATGGAGGAGGCGTTGGAGCCGGAGAAG AAAAGAACACGAGGCCTGGGCACCAGAGTGACCACGACCCACCCCAGAGCAGCAGCCCTCAGCTCTGTGCCACAGACACAAGGCCAGACCGCAG CAGTGCCCAGAGCTCCCAGGAAGTCAGCACCCCGATGTTCCATGGCTGTTGCCCCAG TGCTGAAGACTCAGAAGCCAGGTCCTGTTGTTCCTGCCCAGAAGCCTGGAA CGACAGCTGCGCCTCCCATGGTGGGAGGGAAGAAACCCAAACGTCCGGCCTGGGACTTAAAGGGGCAGTTATGTGACCTCAACGCAGAGCTGAAATGCTACCGTGAGAGGAAGCAGGTGCTGGACCAGGAGAACCAACAGCTGCAGGACCAGCTCCGGGAGGCCCAGCAACAGGCCTCGGCCCTGGGGGCAGAGCGCAGGACCCTGGAAGAGGAGTTGACCAGGGTGCGGGCCCAGGCTGAGCAGGGCCAGCGGGAGCTGGGGAACCTGAGTGCCCGCGTCCTGGAGCTGGAAGAGCGGCTGGGCACGCAGGAGGGCTTAGTGCAAGAGCTCCAGCAAGAACAGCTGAGATTACAGGAGGAGCGCAGGGGACTGGCTGCCCAGCTGGGCGAGCAGGAG aggaggctgcagaCCTCAGAAGCTTCTCTGTCGGACAGCCAGGCGGAGGTGGCATCTCTGCGCCAGGAGGCTGCAGCCCGGGAGGCCGTACTGGCTGAGCGGGAAGACCGTCTCCACGGGCTCGAGATGGAGCGCCGGCGGTTACACAACCAGCTGCAGGAACTCAAAGGCAACATCCGAGTGTTCTGCCGGGTCCGCCCCGTCCTTCCAGGGGAGTCCACCCCATCCCCTGGCTTCCTTCAGTTTCCCTCTGGCCCCTGTGGACCCTCTGACCCTCCAACCCGCCTCAGCCTCTCCCGGTCTGATGAGCGGCGTGGGACCCTGAGTGGGGCGCCAGCTGCCCCTACCCGCCATGACTTTTCCTTTGACCGGGTGTTCCCACCGGGGAGTGGACAGGATGAAGTGTTTGAGGAGATTTCCATGCTTGTCCAGTCAGCGCTGGATGGCTATCCAGTGTGCATCTTTGCTTATGGCCAGACAGGCAGTGGCAAGACCTTCACCATGGAGGGCGGGCCTGGGGGAGACCCCCGGCTGGAGGGACTGATCCCTCGGGCCCTGCGGCACCTCTTCTCTGTGGCCCAGGAGCTCCGTGGCCAGGGCTGGACCTACAGCTTTGTGGCAAGTTACGTAGAGATCTACAACGAGACTGTCCGAGACCTGCTGGCCACTGGGGCCCGGAAGGGCCAGGGGGGTGAGTGTGAGATTCGCCGGGCAGGGCCAGGCAGCGAGGAGCTTACGGTCACCAACGCGCGCTACGTTCCGGTCTCTTGTGAGAGGGAG GTGGAGGCCCTGCTCCATCTAGCCCGCCAGAACCGCGCTGTGGCCCGCACAGCCCAGAATGAGCGCTCGTCGCGTAGTCACAGCGTGTTCCAGCTGCAGATCTCTGGGGAGCACGCTGGCCGAGGCCTGCAGTGTGCGGCCCCCCTCAGCCTGGTGGACTTGGCTGGGAGTGAGCGGCTCGACCCCGGCTTAGCGCTCGGCCCTGGGGAGCGGGAACGCCTTCGGGAAACGCAGGCCATTAACAGCAGCCTGTCCACGTTGGGGCTGGTCATCATGGCCTTGAGCAACAAG GAGTCCCACGTGCCTTACCGGAACAGCAAGCTCACCTACCTGCTGCAGAACTCTCTGGGCGGCAGTGCCAAGAT gctcATGTTTGTGAACATTTCTCCCCTAGAAGAGAACGTCTCTGAGTCCCTCAACTCCCTACGCTTCGCCTCCAAG GTGAACCAGTGTGTCATTGGCACTGCCCAGGCCAACAAGAAATGA
- the KIFC1 gene encoding kinesin-like protein KIFC1 isoform X1: MEPQQRSPLLEVKGNIELKRPLAKAASRLPLSGRRLKRGPDQMEEALEPEKKRTRGLGTRVTTTHPRAAALSSVPQTQGQTAAVPRAPRKSAPRCSMAVAPVLKTQKPGPVVPAQKPGTTAAPPMVGGKKPKRPAWDLKGQLCDLNAELKCYRERKQVLDQENQQLQDQLREAQQQASALGAERRTLEEELTRVRAQAEQGQRELGNLSARVLELEERLGTQEGLVQELQQEQLRLQEERRGLAAQLGEQERRLQTSEASLSDSQAEVASLRQEAAAREAVLAEREDRLHGLEMERRRLHNQLQELKGNIRVFCRVRPVLPGESTPSPGFLQFPSGPCGPSDPPTRLSLSRSDERRGTLSGAPAAPTRHDFSFDRVFPPGSGQDEVFEEISMLVQSALDGYPVCIFAYGQTGSGKTFTMEGGPGGDPRLEGLIPRALRHLFSVAQELRGQGWTYSFVASYVEIYNETVRDLLATGARKGQGGECEIRRAGPGSEELTVTNARYVPVSCEREVEALLHLARQNRAVARTAQNERSSRSHSVFQLQISGEHAGRGLQCAAPLSLVDLAGSERLDPGLALGPGERERLRETQAINSSLSTLGLVIMALSNKESHVPYRNSKLTYLLQNSLGGSAKMLMFVNISPLEENVSESLNSLRFASKVNQCVIGTAQANKK, translated from the exons ATGGAGCCGCAG CAGAGGTCACCATTGTTGGAAGTGAAGGGCAACATAGAGCTGAAGAGACCCCTGGCCAAGGCCGCTTCCCGGCTGCCTCTCTCGGGACGCAGGCTGAAGAGGGGGCCCGACCAGATGGAGGAGGCGTTGGAGCCGGAGAAG AAAAGAACACGAGGCCTGGGCACCAGAGTGACCACGACCCACCCCAGAGCAGCAGCCCTCAGCTCTGTGCCACAGACACAAGGCCAGACCGCAG CAGTGCCCAGAGCTCCCAGGAAGTCAGCACCCCGATGTTCCATGGCTGTTGCCCCAG TGCTGAAGACTCAGAAGCCAGGTCCTGTTGTTCCTGCCCAGAAGCCTGGAA CGACAGCTGCGCCTCCCATGGTGGGAGGGAAGAAACCCAAACGTCCGGCCTGGGACTTAAAGGGGCAGTTATGTGACCTCAACGCAGAGCTGAAATGCTACCGTGAGAGGAAGCAGGTGCTGGACCAGGAGAACCAACAGCTGCAGGACCAGCTCCGGGAGGCCCAGCAACAGGCCTCGGCCCTGGGGGCAGAGCGCAGGACCCTGGAAGAGGAGTTGACCAGGGTGCGGGCCCAGGCTGAGCAGGGCCAGCGGGAGCTGGGGAACCTGAGTGCCCGCGTCCTGGAGCTGGAAGAGCGGCTGGGCACGCAGGAGGGCTTAGTGCAAGAGCTCCAGCAAGAACAGCTGAGATTACAGGAGGAGCGCAGGGGACTGGCTGCCCAGCTGGGCGAGCAGGAG aggaggctgcagaCCTCAGAAGCTTCTCTGTCGGACAGCCAGGCGGAGGTGGCATCTCTGCGCCAGGAGGCTGCAGCCCGGGAGGCCGTACTGGCTGAGCGGGAAGACCGTCTCCACGGGCTCGAGATGGAGCGCCGGCGGTTACACAACCAGCTGCAGGAACTCAAAGGCAACATCCGAGTGTTCTGCCGGGTCCGCCCCGTCCTTCCAGGGGAGTCCACCCCATCCCCTGGCTTCCTTCAGTTTCCCTCTGGCCCCTGTGGACCCTCTGACCCTCCAACCCGCCTCAGCCTCTCCCGGTCTGATGAGCGGCGTGGGACCCTGAGTGGGGCGCCAGCTGCCCCTACCCGCCATGACTTTTCCTTTGACCGGGTGTTCCCACCGGGGAGTGGACAGGATGAAGTGTTTGAGGAGATTTCCATGCTTGTCCAGTCAGCGCTGGATGGCTATCCAGTGTGCATCTTTGCTTATGGCCAGACAGGCAGTGGCAAGACCTTCACCATGGAGGGCGGGCCTGGGGGAGACCCCCGGCTGGAGGGACTGATCCCTCGGGCCCTGCGGCACCTCTTCTCTGTGGCCCAGGAGCTCCGTGGCCAGGGCTGGACCTACAGCTTTGTGGCAAGTTACGTAGAGATCTACAACGAGACTGTCCGAGACCTGCTGGCCACTGGGGCCCGGAAGGGCCAGGGGGGTGAGTGTGAGATTCGCCGGGCAGGGCCAGGCAGCGAGGAGCTTACGGTCACCAACGCGCGCTACGTTCCGGTCTCTTGTGAGAGGGAG GTGGAGGCCCTGCTCCATCTAGCCCGCCAGAACCGCGCTGTGGCCCGCACAGCCCAGAATGAGCGCTCGTCGCGTAGTCACAGCGTGTTCCAGCTGCAGATCTCTGGGGAGCACGCTGGCCGAGGCCTGCAGTGTGCGGCCCCCCTCAGCCTGGTGGACTTGGCTGGGAGTGAGCGGCTCGACCCCGGCTTAGCGCTCGGCCCTGGGGAGCGGGAACGCCTTCGGGAAACGCAGGCCATTAACAGCAGCCTGTCCACGTTGGGGCTGGTCATCATGGCCTTGAGCAACAAG GAGTCCCACGTGCCTTACCGGAACAGCAAGCTCACCTACCTGCTGCAGAACTCTCTGGGCGGCAGTGCCAAGAT gctcATGTTTGTGAACATTTCTCCCCTAGAAGAGAACGTCTCTGAGTCCCTCAACTCCCTACGCTTCGCCTCCAAG GTGAACCAGTGTGTCATTGGCACTGCCCAGGCCAACAAGAAATGA